Proteins encoded within one genomic window of Mesobacillus subterraneus:
- a CDS encoding ABC transporter ATP-binding protein: MEKTPVLNAKEQRSVLFRLLAYAKPHLKMIFVAFGFLLLATVGDVLGPILVKIFIDDYLREGYMPFEPLLLLGAAYIGIQILNVLVSYFQLLKFQEIALKIIQQMRIDVFTKVQQLGLKYFDKTPAGSLVSRVTNDTEAIKDMFVSVIATFIQSGFLLFGIFVAMFVLNVKLALFTMMILPFIVFIMSLYRKLSSKFYQDMRERLSQLNAKLSESLQGMSIIQMFRQEERLKREFGEINDKHFEAGMKNIKADGLLLRPAVDLVYILALIIVLSFFGITSFDSPIEIGVLYAFINYLDRFFEPVNNMMMRLSMYQQAIVAASRVFKLLDETELAPGQTGLAAQGINEGKIEFKNVSFSYDGKRDVLKNISFTVNPGETLAFVSHTGSGKSSIINLLMRFYEFERGDIQIDNHSIKNYPVKELRDKMGLVLQDPFLFYGTIGDNIRLHNSDLNEEDIRRAAEFVQADSFIEKLEDGYTQKVTERGSTFSSGQRQLIAFARTIASNPKILVLDEATANIDTETEEAIQTALAKMRKGRTTIAIAHRLSTIQDADQIVVLHHGEIVEKGTHQELLAQQGLYHKMYLLQNGSVERLEDVVG, from the coding sequence ATGGAAAAAACGCCTGTACTAAACGCTAAAGAGCAGCGGTCTGTGCTGTTCAGGCTTCTAGCTTATGCAAAGCCGCATTTAAAAATGATATTCGTCGCATTTGGATTCCTGCTGCTCGCCACTGTTGGGGATGTGCTTGGACCGATTTTAGTGAAAATCTTCATCGATGATTACTTGAGGGAAGGATATATGCCTTTTGAGCCATTATTGCTGCTCGGTGCTGCTTATATTGGCATCCAGATCCTCAATGTGCTCGTCTCGTACTTTCAACTTCTGAAATTCCAGGAGATCGCCCTTAAAATCATCCAGCAGATGAGGATAGACGTCTTTACAAAGGTGCAGCAGCTTGGTTTGAAATATTTTGATAAAACACCTGCTGGTTCACTTGTATCAAGGGTTACGAATGATACCGAGGCGATCAAGGATATGTTCGTCAGCGTCATTGCGACTTTTATCCAAAGCGGGTTCCTCCTGTTCGGTATCTTTGTCGCAATGTTCGTCCTCAATGTGAAGCTGGCTTTGTTCACAATGATGATTTTGCCGTTCATAGTGTTCATCATGAGCCTGTACCGAAAGCTGAGCTCAAAGTTTTACCAGGATATGCGTGAACGCCTGAGCCAGTTGAATGCGAAACTCAGCGAATCACTCCAGGGTATGTCGATCATCCAGATGTTCCGCCAAGAAGAAAGGTTGAAAAGGGAATTCGGTGAAATTAACGATAAACACTTTGAAGCGGGAATGAAAAACATTAAGGCAGATGGGCTGCTGTTGCGTCCGGCCGTTGATCTTGTCTATATTTTAGCGTTAATCATCGTACTCAGCTTTTTTGGGATTACTTCTTTTGACAGTCCAATTGAGATTGGGGTTCTGTATGCATTCATCAATTACCTGGATCGCTTTTTCGAGCCGGTGAACAATATGATGATGCGGCTTTCCATGTACCAGCAGGCGATTGTTGCTGCCTCACGTGTTTTCAAACTCCTTGATGAAACAGAGCTAGCTCCGGGCCAGACTGGGTTGGCAGCTCAGGGAATCAATGAAGGAAAAATAGAATTCAAGAATGTCAGTTTTTCCTATGATGGTAAAAGGGATGTTTTGAAAAATATCAGTTTCACTGTGAATCCAGGGGAAACTCTTGCCTTTGTCAGCCATACCGGTAGCGGGAAAAGCTCGATCATCAACCTGTTGATGCGTTTCTATGAGTTTGAACGCGGAGATATTCAAATTGATAATCATTCGATAAAGAATTATCCGGTAAAAGAGCTGCGCGATAAAATGGGGCTCGTGCTTCAGGATCCGTTCTTGTTCTACGGAACAATCGGTGATAATATCAGGCTCCATAATAGCGATTTGAATGAAGAGGATATTAGGAGGGCGGCGGAATTTGTCCAGGCAGATTCTTTCATTGAAAAACTGGAGGATGGCTACACACAAAAGGTGACGGAGCGAGGCTCCACTTTTTCCAGCGGACAGAGGCAGCTGATTGCATTCGCAAGGACGATTGCGTCTAATCCAAAAATTCTTGTGCTGGATGAAGCGACTGCAAATATCGATACGGAAACCGAAGAGGCCATCCAGACGGCACTCGCCAAAATGCGTAAAGGCAGGACAACGATTGCCATTGCCCATAGGCTTTCCACCATTCAGGATGCAGACCAGATTGTCGTCCTTCATCATGGAGAAATAGTGGAAAAAGGAACACATCAAGAACTGCTAGCTCAACAGGGACTTTACCATAAG
- a CDS encoding ABC transporter transmembrane domain-containing protein produces MSVFKDLLWYFKSEKKAYLTGISLLLFVAFLQLVPPRVIGIIVDEITNGTLTAGKLGKWIVVLAATGLAMYSLRYFWRIMIFGSAVKLSRLLRNRLYSHFTSMSQSFYQKRRTGDLMAHATNDLSAIQQTAGAGVLTFVDSVSTGGFVIIAMAATISWKLTLIALIPMPFMALLTSWYGTMLHKRFHKAQEAFSDLNDKTQESITGIKVIKTFGQEKEDIEDFRKQSEDVVKKNISVAKVDALFDPTISIIVGISFFLSIAFGARYVLNGELTIGQLVSFTSYLGLLVWPMLAFGWFFNIVERGRASYDRVSALLDEKIDIQDKPDALDMVPKGDLTYDIESFTYPGDQEPILKDIKFNLGKGQTLGIVGKTGAGKTTLLKLLIREFDLSEGSINLESRNIQDYMMGRLRQAIGYVPQDHFLFSATVQENIAFADPTVDKEVIYNSARVANIHDDILEFTDGYQTVVGERGVSLSGGQKQRISIARALVMNPEILILDDSLSAVDAKTEEQILSALKENRKDKTTIITAHRLSAIHHADLIVVLEDGKIAERGTHDQLMENDGWYKDMFLRQQLEELVEQGG; encoded by the coding sequence ATGAGCGTATTCAAAGATTTATTATGGTATTTCAAGTCAGAGAAAAAGGCTTATTTGACAGGTATTTCTTTACTGTTATTTGTGGCGTTTCTTCAGCTTGTACCGCCGCGCGTCATTGGAATAATCGTAGATGAAATTACCAATGGCACGCTTACGGCTGGAAAGCTTGGAAAGTGGATTGTGGTGTTAGCAGCTACTGGATTGGCGATGTACTCACTTCGCTACTTTTGGCGTATCATGATTTTTGGTTCTGCGGTAAAGCTGTCCCGATTATTAAGGAATCGGCTGTATAGTCATTTTACTAGTATGTCGCAGTCTTTTTACCAGAAAAGAAGGACAGGGGATTTGATGGCTCATGCGACTAATGACCTTTCAGCGATCCAGCAAACAGCAGGAGCCGGCGTACTGACGTTTGTTGATTCTGTATCAACCGGAGGTTTTGTCATCATCGCGATGGCAGCGACAATCAGCTGGAAGCTGACCTTGATCGCTTTGATTCCTATGCCATTCATGGCACTATTGACTAGCTGGTACGGTACAATGCTTCATAAAAGATTCCATAAGGCACAGGAAGCTTTTTCTGATTTAAATGACAAGACACAGGAAAGTATCACTGGAATTAAGGTCATTAAAACATTCGGCCAGGAAAAAGAAGATATTGAGGATTTTCGTAAACAGTCTGAAGATGTTGTGAAAAAGAACATTTCTGTCGCGAAAGTTGACGCTTTATTCGACCCAACGATTTCGATCATTGTTGGCATATCATTCTTCTTGTCGATTGCTTTTGGGGCAAGGTATGTATTGAACGGTGAACTGACAATAGGACAGCTGGTGTCTTTCACTTCCTATCTTGGCTTGTTGGTTTGGCCGATGCTTGCTTTCGGCTGGTTTTTCAATATTGTTGAACGTGGAAGGGCGTCATATGACCGTGTTTCAGCCTTGCTCGATGAGAAAATAGACATCCAGGACAAACCGGATGCGCTGGATATGGTTCCTAAGGGCGATCTTACATATGACATTGAGTCATTTACCTATCCTGGTGATCAAGAACCAATTTTAAAGGATATTAAATTTAATCTTGGCAAAGGTCAGACGCTAGGAATCGTCGGAAAAACTGGAGCTGGTAAAACGACGCTATTAAAGCTGCTGATCCGGGAATTTGACCTTTCGGAGGGGAGCATCAATCTTGAAAGCAGGAACATCCAGGACTATATGATGGGTCGATTGAGACAGGCAATTGGATACGTACCACAAGATCATTTCCTTTTTTCCGCAACTGTCCAGGAGAACATTGCTTTTGCCGACCCGACTGTCGATAAGGAGGTCATCTATAATTCAGCTAGAGTGGCGAATATACATGATGATATTCTTGAATTTACCGATGGCTATCAAACCGTTGTCGGGGAGCGTGGAGTTTCACTCTCAGGCGGTCAAAAGCAGAGAATTTCGATTGCCCGCGCATTGGTGATGAATCCTGAGATCCTTATCCTTGATGATTCGTTGTCTGCGGTAGACGCGAAGACCGAAGAACAAATTTTATCAGCACTGAAAGAAAATCGAAAAGACAAGACTACAATTATCACTGCACACCGCTTAAGTGCCATCCACCACGCTGACCTGATTGTTGTCCTGGAAGATGGAAAGATTGCAGAGCGTGGAACCCACGACCAACTGATGGAGAACGATGGCTGGTACAAGGATATGTTTTTAAGGCAGCAGTTAGAAGAGCTTGTCGAGCAGGGAGGGTGA